From Plasmodium brasilianum strain Bolivian I chromosome 7, whole genome shotgun sequence, the proteins below share one genomic window:
- a CDS encoding hypothetical protein (conserved Plasmodium protein), producing the protein MEHLKEIMNEYEKIKVRLKKSKYEYMEKIGADAPTGKFYAEKNVFHNLFKVIDSYYCLLLFFGKRRKNKNKNKKSNRNRNRNRSRRRSGRRSGRKSSSRGRSRGRSRGRSRGRSTRRSRNRSRNRSRNRSRNRSKYSYSDRSTRTSRNILVGVDIDSDADDTTSNDAANGSRFHPRSCIRNDDIVKQKEERKRKRMNSYRTDEESIVIKLERKKVIQNRHIKKIKNFVKMNKTINKFKNYIEKTYMKRVSYNEEKRENKKEKNVYLQTPAHTRRIRINTEQNVYFDKFVLSVINFLHSLVEAGGKHDMRDNNIDYTANFECANNFTNQSNGISSVRSHSNGHGEGGPHVEPLKREERVDVHNEDIKLKMNKKNWNNSQKCDFFYSNGNSLKSEKDDKYIFGKKKKKNEKKKFLFFLEIYKKNMHHISSSNSYVFYYYPSFIIRKIDENLLYLIDSDMNLIKIMFYFNVIHLFVFYLYIINCSNDYLLAYIYIFLSIAGNFKTNFKLSSRIIEQNKNILTVFYVFASILKSNILGSGDHPLYVDVPQEENYMDTTTKNGSKTNSSLYREVSEIGSCYFLGDLDKFYVSKIRGDLKEEMYMRRGGRKHGVTSRTHIISTSSTSSSSSSSSSSSSSSSSSSSSSSSSGSDKGRSCSPPQAHNQNNEGITTKKTRLFPNREGSKKREGVHVEEVYNEGKKKNVPCEKLRRNIPYNLKRLNITRERGESSKSRNVEFTHIKENLTQYKHLLNYFSSNKVNDNSREEEERKNIRKKYYWYYTLINSENEVDSVNLALNLSTTNHNNLSFYKSYIKEHIYNLFLNKYNLKIPKNENPPNESEKKEQTNSLSILGNYKKLFSQFFS; encoded by the coding sequence ATGGAGCacttaaaagaaattatgaaCGAGTATGAAAAAATCAAAGTGCGCCTAAAAAAGAGCAAGTACGagtatatggaaaaaataggCGCAGACGCACCGACTGGGAAATTCTATGCTGAAAAGAatgtttttcataatttatttaaagtgATTGATAGTTATTACTGtttactccttttttttggaaaaagaagaaaaaataaaaataaaaataaaaaaagtaataggAATAGGAATAGGAATAGAAGTAGAagaagaagtggaagaagaagtggaagaaAAAGTAGCAGTAGAGGTAGAAGTAGAGGTAGAAGTAGAGGTAGAAGTAGAGGTAGAAGTACACGTAGAAGTAGAAATAGAAGTAGAAATAGAAGTAGAAATAGAAGTAGAAATAGAAGTAAATATAGTTATAGTGATAGAAGTACACGTACAAGTAGAAATATTCTTGTAGGGGTTGACATTGACAGTGATGCGGATGATACCACCTCTAACGATGCTGCTAATGGCAGTCGCTTTCACCCGCGCAGTTGCATTAGGAACGACGATATAGTGAAACAAAAGGAGGagaggaaaaggaaaaggatgAACAGTTACAGAACAGACGAAGAAAGCattgtaataaaattagaaagaaagaaagtaatacaaaatagacacataaaaaaaattaaaaattttgtcaaaatgaacaaaacaattaataagtttaaaaattatatagaaaagaCTTACATGAAAAGGGTTAGTTATAACGAAgagaaaagggaaaataaaaaagaaaaaaatgtatatttacaaacTCCCGCTCATACACGCAGGATACGAATCAACACAGaacaaaatgtatattttgaCAAGTTCGTGTTGAGcgtaattaattttttacattctcTTGTTGAAGCCGGGGGGAAGCATGATATGAGAGATAACAACATCGACTACACTGCAAACTTCGAATGTGCAAACAATTTTACAAATCAATCGAATGGAATTAGTAGTGTTAGAAGTCATAGCAATGGGCACGGTGAAGGAGGGCCTCACGTTGAACCGTTAAAGAGGGAGGAGAGGGTGGATGTACATAATGAagacataaaattaaagatgaataaaaagaattggAACAATTCACAAAAATgcgattttttttattcaaatggaaattctttaaaaagcgaaaaagatgataaatatatatttgggaaaaaaaaaaaaaaaaatgaaaaaaaaaaatttcttttttttttggaaatttataaaaaaaatatgcatcaTATTAGTAGTAGTAACTCATACGTATTCTATTATTACCCCTCTTttataattagaaaaatagaCGAGAATTTATTATACCTCATTGACAGTGATATgaacttaataaaaattatgttttattttaatgttatacacttatttgttttttatttgtatattataaattgttCAAATGATTATTTGcttgcttatatatatatatttctaagcATAGCTGGAAATTTTAAGACAAACTTTAAATTGTCATCCAGAATtatagaacaaaataaaaacattctTACCGTATTTTACGTGTTTGCAAGTATTTTGAAGTCGAACATACTTGGGAGTGGTGATCATCCCTTATATGTTGATGTTCCTCAAGAAGAGAATTACATGGATACTACAACTAAAAATGGAAGTAAAACGAATAGTTCTTTATATAGAGAGGTGAGTGAAATCGGTAGTTGCTACTTTCTGGGTGATCTGGATAAGTTCTATGTATCTAAGATCAGAGGAGATTTAAAAGAGGAGATGTACATGAGAAGGGGGGGAAGAAAGCATGGGGTAACCAGTAGAACTCATATTATAAGTACTAGTAGTACTAGTagcagcagtagtagtagtagtagtagtagtagtagtagtagtagtagtagtagtagtagtagtagtagtggAAGCGACAAGGGACGGAGTTGTAGCCCACCGCAGGCGCATAACCAGAACAACGAAGGTATAACGACCAAAAAGACGAGGCTTTTCCCTAACAGGGAGGGTAGCAAGAAGAGGGAAGGAGTACACGTAGAAGAAGTATATAatgagggaaaaaaaaaaaatgtaccaTGTGAGAAATTGAGAAGAAATATTCCATACAACTTAAAGCGACTAAATATAACACGCGAAAGAGGCGAGTCAAGTAAATCCAGAAATGTTGAGTTTACACATATAAAGGAAAACTTAACTcaatataaacatttacTTAATTACTTTAGCTCAAATAAAGTAAATGACAATTCTagagaagaggaagaaagaaaaaatatacgtaaaaaatattattggtATTATACACTCATTAATAGTGAGAATGAAGTCGATTCAGTAAATTTAGCTCTAAACTTAAGTACAActaatcataataatttatctttctataaaagttatataaaagaacatatttataatctctttttaaataaatataatttaaaaattccaaaaaatgaaaatccTCCGAATGAATCagaaaaaaaggagcaaACAAATAGCCTCTCAATCCTTGGCAATTACAAGAAACTGTTTAGTCAGTTTTTTTCCTAA